The sequence below is a genomic window from Rhizobium sp. NXC14.
GTCGGTAACGGTGAGCTTGCCATTCACGCGTTCGGCAACGAACTCGATGTTCGAGCCTGCCTTCAGCTTTTCCAGCAGAGCCGGGTCTTCGACGCGGAACACCATCGTCATCGCCGGCATGTCGAGGTTTTTCAGGTCCTCGTGCTTGATGGTGACCTTCTGCGCTTTTGGGTCCACCTTATTGACGACGCCCTTGGTGAATTCCTGGGCGAAGGCGCCGAACGCGGCGCTGACGGAGATGAGGGCGGCGACGCCCATCTTGATCATTGCGGATTTCATGTTCATGGCTCCTTTATCGAGGGTTACTTGCCGGCGACGCTGACGTCGCCGTGCATGCCGGCTTCATAGTGGCCGGGGATCAGGCAGGCGAACTTGAACTCGCCATCGGTCGTGAACTTCCAGACGATCTCGCCGGATTGACCGGCGGGAAGGCGGATCGAATTGGCGTCCGCATGTTCCATTTCCGGGAACTTCTCCATTACCTTCTTATGCTCCAGGATCTTGTCTTCCTGATCGAGCACGAATTCGTGGTCGACGGTTCCGGCGTTCTTGATCTCGATCTTGACCGTCTGCCCCTTACGGACGTTGAAGACCGCCGGCGTGAACAACATTTTCCCGTCGTCGGTTTCCTTCATTGTGATGCGGATCGTCTGCGTCGCTTTAGCCTTGTCGCCAGGCTCTCCGACCGCCATTTTCTCGCCGTGACCACCGGCATGGTTGCCCGAGGCGAAGGCGGAAGTTGCGAGCGCCGCGAGTGCCAGCGCCAATACATAATTCTTCATGCGTAGATCCTTTTGATGTGGATATTGAGCCTCAGCCATTCGTCGGCTTTGGCGTGATTTGTGTTTTTGCGTCTTTGGCCTTTGTCGCGTCCGGTAGTTCGCCCGTCCACTCCCAGGCCTGTGTCCGGGGCGGGTTCTCGTACCAGCCCGGATCGGAGTAATCGTCCGCCGAGATGCCCTCGCGGACCTTCACGACCGAGAACATGCCGCCCATCTCGATCGGGCCATAGGGTCCCCAGCCGGTCATCATGGGAATGGTGTTCTCGGGAATGGGCATTTCCATTTCGCCCATGTCGGCCATGCCCTTGGTGCCCATGGGCATGTAATCCGGTTGAAGTTTGCGGATCTTTTCGGCGAGCTTCGACTTATCCGTACCGATGAACGTGGGGATGTCGTGACCCATCGCGTTCATCGTGTGATGCGACTTGTGGCAATGGATCGCCCAGTCGCCGAGATACTTGGCGTCGAACTCGTAGGCGCGCATGGCGCCGACCGGCACCTCAACGCTCACCTCCGGCCACCGCGCTTCAGGTCGCAACCAGCCGCCATCGGTGCATGTCACCTCGAAGTCATAGCCATGCATATGTATCGGATGGTTCGTCATCGTTAGGTTACCGACCCGCACCCGCACCCTGTCGTTCCTTGAAACGACGAGCGGACTGATGTCCGGAAACACGCGGCTGTTCCAGCACCACATATTGAAATCGGTCATTTCCATGACACGCGGCACATAGGAGCCGGGATCGATGTCGTAGGCGTTGAGCAGGAAGACGAAGTCGCGGTCGACCCGCATGAATGTCGGGTCCTTGGGATGGACGACGAAGAAGCCCATCATGCCCATCGCCATCTGCACCATCTCGTCGGAGTGCGGGTGGTACATGAAAGTGCCTGATTTCACGAGGTCGAACTCGTAGACATAGGTCTTGCCGACCGGGATGTGCGGCTGCGTCAGCCCGCCGACGCCATCCATGCCCGACGGCAGGATCATGCCGTGCCAGTGGATTGTCGTGTGCTCCGGCAGCTTGTTGGTGACGAAGATGCGCACCCGGTCGCCTTCGACCGCCTCGATCGTCGGACCCGGCGACTGGCCGTTGTAGCCCCAGAGATAGGCGGTCATGCCGTCCGCCATCTCGCGCTCGACCGGTTCGGCGACGAGGTGGAACTCCTTGACGCCGTTGTTCATCCGGTGGGGCAGGGTCCAGCCGTTGAGGGTGACGACCGGCTGATAGTCCGGGCCGGAAGTTGGGTGCAGAGGCGGCTGCATGTCCGCCGATTCCATTGTCGGGGCGTCGGGCAGCCCCATCGCCGAGGTTTTCGTCCATGTGCCCGCCGCCAGCAGCGCTGCGCTCGCACCGAACAATTGTCGTCTGTTGAACATGGTGGTTCCTTTCTCAATGGCCGTCGCCGCTGCTGCCCGAGGCAGCGGCGACTTCGGTCTCTGCCGACGCGCTGGTCGCGCTGCCGCCGTAGATCGCAGGCGCGAGGTTGGCTTCCGCGAGCCAGAAATCGCGCTTGGCGTTGACGGAGAGCAGAATGGAGTTGATCTTGTCGCGCGTGTCGGTGAGCAGCTCGAAGGTGTTGGTGATCATGCCGTTGTAGGTCAGCAGGGATTCTTCCTCGACCTTGGTGCGCAACGGCACGACATTGTTGCGGTAGTGCCGCGCGATGTCGTAGTTCGAGCGGTACGCCTCGTATGCGGAGCGTGCTTCCGAACGGACGTTGACGGCCTTCTCCGCGAGCTGGTTTGCCGCGCGCATATAGGCCAGCTCGGCCTTGCGCATCCGCGCCTTGCCGGCGTCGAAGATCGGGATCGCGAACTCCAGCTCGACTTGGCCGGTGGTTCTGGTGGTCTTCTCCTCGTCCTCGATTTCCCGTTCCGTTTCGAAACCCGTCAGGATTTCGAGATCGGTTACATACCGCGTCGCTTCGGTGAGCCCGTACGATCTTGCGGTTGCCTCCAGCTCGAGCTTCGCGACCTGAAGATCGATGCGGTTCCTCAGAGCCTCGGCCTCGATCGTATCGCGTCTGACGACGGCCTTAGGCAGCGGCGGCAGGCTGTTCGGAATCCGGTAGCCCAGGTCGGCCCCCCAGAGACCCATCAGCCGTGTGAGTTCCTCCTTGGTAAGGCGAGCTGCGAGGCGCGCCTTTGCAGTCTCCCCGGCGAGCTCGGCGACGAACACATGTTCACGCGCTTGGGCGCCCTTGGTCATCGCACCGGTCTCGCCAAGTTTCTCCGCAAGTTCGGAGGCGGCGTCCGCCGTCGCCTGGGCGCGCTGCAGCTGCCCGACATTCTCCCAGGCGGCCACCGCCCCGATCCAGGCGCGCCGCGTCTCGGCGGCGACCTGTAGCGTTTTTTCGGCAGCGGTCAGTTGCGCTTGGCGGAAGCGGGTGTCGGCGATCGCAACGTCACGATTCCTCGTCGCAAGCGCCAGGATGTTCGTCGTGATCACCCCCTCGATGGTCTTGAAGGCCTCCAATCCCGGCGTGCCGATGCCTGTCGCGCCGATCGAGACTATCGGGTTGACGAACATCGTCGACTGCCAGGCATCGGCCGCACTGTCGCCGAGATCGGCGTAGGCAGCCTGAAGGCCCTTGTTGTTGAGCAGGGCGATTTGAACCGCCGTCTCGATATCGAGGGTTTTCCGTCGCGCGAGCAGATTTTTGACCTCCGCAGCGACAGAGCGCGCCTGATTCTGGTTCTGGATCCAAACCGTTTGCTTTCTCGTCGCTATCGCGGTCTTGTCGGCAACAGAAGCGAACCCTGCTTGTTTGCTGGAATATTCGGCGCCCGTGACGCAACCGCTCAGCACCAACGGAAACGCCAGCACGGACGTCAATTTTCGGAGGCCGATCATGAGGCGTCTCCTTTCGCGGGAGACTGCAGATCGTTTTGTCTACGCCACGGCTTGGCATCAACGGGCTGCCTGGCGACAAAGCCCGAGACCGGTGACCGATATGCGGCCGGGTGCGGCGACGGCTGTTCGACCGTGGCGGAAGACGCCACCACGTCGGGAGGAAGTGTGGATGTGCAGCCGCCGACGACAAGCGGCAGCCCCACCACAAAAAGCGAGGGTTTCATTATGAAATTTCCGAATGAGAGATAGCTACGGGCGCTCGCCCGGAGTCAGGCGGCGACCGAATGGACCCGATCGAGCGGGCGCGTCTCTATTCAGATATTCGGAGGGCGGTGGAGCGGCGGCTGTTCGCCGAAGGTCGTGCGGTCGTCCACGAACTGCCGGATCGAGGTTACGACTGGCCCACCGACGTCGGGGCTTTCACAAATGATGCCGAGCCCGCCGCAGAAATCCTTGCAGCATTCCTGCTTGACGAGCTTCGCACCTCCATCGTCATCGGGCATGTCGATGCGCGAATGGTCGTGATGGCCCGCCTCCGCCACGTCGTGGCCTTCATGGGACTGCATCATCTCTGCGGCGGCCACTTGCGGTTCGGGGAACGGTGAGCCATGCATCGCCGCGCTGGCGTTCGCCAACGAGTACCCCGCCAGTGATACGACGATCACCAGCCGCATCATCACGAGCAACGTGCTCACTGTGATTCGGTACATCTTGCCCATTCCCGAAGAGCTACAGGTAATGCAGCCCGTTTTCAATCGCGGACCTAGCAATTGCCGACATTCGAGTCGTTAATATGACGCATCCTGGCCACTTAGACGTTTTTTGCCGGCCGCTTCCGGTGCGGCAGCAGCATCCGGTCGACCGTCTCGTCACGGGCGACCAGTGTGTGCCAGGCCGCTGCGGCAAGATGCAACGCCACCATCGCCAGGATGATCTTCGACCCCAGAACGTGGTACGGTGCGATTCCAAACCAAAAGTAGCTGGCGACGGCGCCCATGCATGCCTGGCCGATGATTGCGGCGTAGAAGGCGTGATGAAGCGCCGTGGCGATCCATCCGGTCCGTGTGCCGGGCGCGGTAGGCGAGGGCGGTTGAAATATGCGAAGTGCGAGCCGCACACCCATCAGCAGGCCGATTGCGATCCCCGCGTAGTTATGGAGCTGATGCTGGACGACATCCCACGCGGATGGCGTCATCCCCATGTGGACTGCATGATGAATTCTCTCGATGCTGCCGCCAGTCAGATACTGCACCGGCACCATGAAGGCGACCAGCCAGTGAAGCCCTATCTGAGCGAGCGAATAGCCACTTTTCATTGATCCACTCCAATCGAAGCCGCAGATTATTCGGCAGCGGTTAACGCTTCCGCATCGGCCCATTGCCGAGAACCTCGGGGAGGGTGTCCGCCCTGTTGTTGCCCAGATGAGAAGGGATATGCGTAGAGGCGGCATCACGTCGGTTTGGGAAGCAGCTCTATGAGACGGACCTTTTTCATGGCGACTTTTGGACTGCTCCCTGGCGTGGGAGCCGCTCTCTTGACGACAGTCCCGTCGCCGGCCGCCGAGGATGTCGTGGCGCTTCGACAGGCGGACATGAAGGCCATGGCCGCGGCGGCAAAGACAATTTCCGGCATGTTCAAGGATCCGGCAAGCTATAAGGCAGCCGAGTTCCGATGGGCAGCAGACACCATCCGCGACAGATCCGGCGTCGTTCTTTCCGAACACTTCGCATCCGAGATGGCCAGCCCACAATCAAAGGCCATGCCGAACATTCTTGATGAGCGCGAGCGATTCGACCGCATTGCAAACGACCTGCGCGACTATGCCGTCGCGCTCGACGTCGCCGCGCAGAATAATCCGGGACCGATGCCCGCCGGCATGCGCATGAAGCCTGGGGAGGCCATGGGTGGCGGCCCCCTCGGCACTCACGTTCGAAGCGAGCAGGAGCTGTCGGCAATGCCGGCGGAACACGCCTTTCACCTCATGCTGCAGACCTGCACGACCTGCCACACCCGCTTCAGAGCGCAATAAGCACAACAGGTGTCAAACAGCCATATTTGAAGCCGCCGACATTACATCGCGGGGGGCGGGACCGCCGAACAAGTTGCGGCCACCTTCCTCGACTTCCGTGAAACACCACCGCACGACGCCATCCCGATCGAGCAGGAATTCGCCGACAAGCTGGCCATGGCCAGTGGCGATCATCCGAGTGTCGTCCTCGGTGAATTCATAACCGTCGGCCTTGTCGAGATATTCCATCGCCGC
It includes:
- a CDS encoding copper-binding protein produces the protein MKSAMIKMGVAALISVSAAFGAFAQEFTKGVVNKVDPKAQKVTIKHEDLKNLDMPAMTMVFRVEDPALLEKLKAGSNIEFVAERVNGKLTVTDVK
- a CDS encoding plastocyanin/azurin family copper-binding protein; its protein translation is MKNYVLALALAALATSAFASGNHAGGHGEKMAVGEPGDKAKATQTIRITMKETDDGKMLFTPAVFNVRKGQTVKIEIKNAGTVDHEFVLDQEDKILEHKKVMEKFPEMEHADANSIRLPAGQSGEIVWKFTTDGEFKFACLIPGHYEAGMHGDVSVAGK
- a CDS encoding copper oxidase, with amino-acid sequence MFNRRQLFGASAALLAAGTWTKTSAMGLPDAPTMESADMQPPLHPTSGPDYQPVVTLNGWTLPHRMNNGVKEFHLVAEPVEREMADGMTAYLWGYNGQSPGPTIEAVEGDRVRIFVTNKLPEHTTIHWHGMILPSGMDGVGGLTQPHIPVGKTYVYEFDLVKSGTFMYHPHSDEMVQMAMGMMGFFVVHPKDPTFMRVDRDFVFLLNAYDIDPGSYVPRVMEMTDFNMWCWNSRVFPDISPLVVSRNDRVRVRVGNLTMTNHPIHMHGYDFEVTCTDGGWLRPEARWPEVSVEVPVGAMRAYEFDAKYLGDWAIHCHKSHHTMNAMGHDIPTFIGTDKSKLAEKIRKLQPDYMPMGTKGMADMGEMEMPIPENTIPMMTGWGPYGPIEMGGMFSVVKVREGISADDYSDPGWYENPPRTQAWEWTGELPDATKAKDAKTQITPKPTNG
- a CDS encoding TolC family protein; translated protein: MIGLRKLTSVLAFPLVLSGCVTGAEYSSKQAGFASVADKTAIATRKQTVWIQNQNQARSVAAEVKNLLARRKTLDIETAVQIALLNNKGLQAAYADLGDSAADAWQSTMFVNPIVSIGATGIGTPGLEAFKTIEGVITTNILALATRNRDVAIADTRFRQAQLTAAEKTLQVAAETRRAWIGAVAAWENVGQLQRAQATADAASELAEKLGETGAMTKGAQAREHVFVAELAGETAKARLAARLTKEELTRLMGLWGADLGYRIPNSLPPLPKAVVRRDTIEAEALRNRIDLQVAKLELEATARSYGLTEATRYVTDLEILTGFETEREIEDEEKTTRTTGQVELEFAIPIFDAGKARMRKAELAYMRAANQLAEKAVNVRSEARSAYEAYRSNYDIARHYRNNVVPLRTKVEEESLLTYNGMITNTFELLTDTRDKINSILLSVNAKRDFWLAEANLAPAIYGGSATSASAETEVAAASGSSGDGH
- a CDS encoding cytochrome b/b6 domain-containing protein codes for the protein MKSGYSLAQIGLHWLVAFMVPVQYLTGGSIERIHHAVHMGMTPSAWDVVQHQLHNYAGIAIGLLMGVRLALRIFQPPSPTAPGTRTGWIATALHHAFYAAIIGQACMGAVASYFWFGIAPYHVLGSKIILAMVALHLAAAAWHTLVARDETVDRMLLPHRKRPAKNV
- a CDS encoding cytochrome c gives rise to the protein MRRTFFMATFGLLPGVGAALLTTVPSPAAEDVVALRQADMKAMAAAAKTISGMFKDPASYKAAEFRWAADTIRDRSGVVLSEHFASEMASPQSKAMPNILDERERFDRIANDLRDYAVALDVAAQNNPGPMPAGMRMKPGEAMGGGPLGTHVRSEQELSAMPAEHAFHLMLQTCTTCHTRFRAQ